One stretch of Oncorhynchus masou masou isolate Uvic2021 chromosome 9, UVic_Omas_1.1, whole genome shotgun sequence DNA includes these proteins:
- the LOC135546635 gene encoding major histocompatibility complex class I-related gene protein-like isoform X1 — protein MITTILILFMQFSIVAPHSLHRHCIATQGTLYPKNIQLVMIDDVIVYYYNSSAEQEAVVPEWLNHPEGIEFWQEVHRNLKFNRYVMDTAVRVTSEHYNHSHDHFYQAHGRCGWKSDGTTEAFMSHAYDGKDFVSFDVSTRTWTAAVSHAVFYKRKRETDLEDLVRLVIHYESGCIRWLKKLLEFSVTVREPKVPAVSLFERPPHGNSEVEVTCHVTGFYPRAVQVEWLGAEGLPMVDGVNSGEVLSNGDGSYQLRKSLTVPQEAQDTQSYSCLVLHSSIAGNITVTWAPKKNLANVLMAIVIIVSVVLILTVLFKYLVWRRAVAQNPE, from the exons ATGATAACCACAATTTTAATTTTATTCATGCAGTTTTCCATCGTAG CCCCTCATTCTCTTCATCGCCATTGCATCGCAACCCAAGGGACCTTGTATCCGAAAAATATCCAGTTGGTAATGATAGATGATGTCATTGTCTATTACTACAACAGCAGTGCTGAACAAGAGGCCGTAGTGCCAGAATGGTTGAACCACCCTGAGGGAATTGAATTTTGGCAGGAGGTTCATCGAAATCTGAAATTTAATCGATATGTAATGGATACTGCTGTGAGAGTAACAAGTGAACATTACAATCATTCACATG ATCACTTTTACCAAGCTCACGGACGCTGTGGATGGAAGTCAGACGGAACCACAGAGGCCTTTATGAGCCATGCATATGACGGCAAGGACTTTGTCAGCTTCGATGTATCGACCAGAACATGGACAGCTGCAGTTTCCCATGCTGTTTTTTACAAAAGAAAAAGGGAAACAGATTTAGAAGATCTTGTTAGGCTGGTCATTCATTACGAATCTGGATGCATCCGTTGGCTGAAGAAACTGTTAGAGTTTAGCGTTACAGTTCGAGAACCCAAAG TCCCTGCGGTGAGTCTGTTTGAAAGACCGCCTCATGGCAACTCCGAGGTGGAGGTCACATGTCATGTGACAGGGTTCTACCCTCGGGCGGTGCAGGTGGAGTGGCTGGGGGCAGAGGGGCTTCCCATGGTAGACGGGGTGAACAGTGGGGAGGTGCTGTCCAACGGAGACGGGTCATACCAGCTGAGGAAGAGCCTGACTGTCCCACAGGAAGCCCAGGACACCCAGAGCTACAGCTGCCTGGTGCTCCACAGCAGTATAGCTGGGAACATCACAGTAACCTGGG CGCCAAAGAAGAACCTGGCCAATGTGCTCATGGCTATAGTCATCATTGTATCTGTAGTCTTGATACTCACTGTCCTATTCAAGTATTTAGTATGGAGGAGAGCAGTAG
- the LOC135546635 gene encoding major histocompatibility complex class I-related gene protein-like isoform X2, translated as MITTILILFMQFSIVAPHSLHRHCIATQGTLYPKNIQLVMIDDVIVYYYNSSAEQEAVVPEWLNHPEGIEFWQEVHRNLKFNRYVMDTAVRVTSEHYNHSHDHFYQAHGRCGWKSDGTTEAFMSHAYDGKDFVSFDVSTRTWTAAVSHAVFYKRKRETDLEDLVRLVIHYESGCIRWLKKLLEFSVTVREPKGGVAGGRGASHGRRGEQWGGAVQRRRVIPAEEEPDCPTGSPGHPELQLPGAPQQYSWEHHSNLGAKEEPGQCAHGYSHHCICSLDTHCPIQVFSMEESSSTKPRVRG; from the exons ATGATAACCACAATTTTAATTTTATTCATGCAGTTTTCCATCGTAG CCCCTCATTCTCTTCATCGCCATTGCATCGCAACCCAAGGGACCTTGTATCCGAAAAATATCCAGTTGGTAATGATAGATGATGTCATTGTCTATTACTACAACAGCAGTGCTGAACAAGAGGCCGTAGTGCCAGAATGGTTGAACCACCCTGAGGGAATTGAATTTTGGCAGGAGGTTCATCGAAATCTGAAATTTAATCGATATGTAATGGATACTGCTGTGAGAGTAACAAGTGAACATTACAATCATTCACATG ATCACTTTTACCAAGCTCACGGACGCTGTGGATGGAAGTCAGACGGAACCACAGAGGCCTTTATGAGCCATGCATATGACGGCAAGGACTTTGTCAGCTTCGATGTATCGACCAGAACATGGACAGCTGCAGTTTCCCATGCTGTTTTTTACAAAAGAAAAAGGGAAACAGATTTAGAAGATCTTGTTAGGCTGGTCATTCATTACGAATCTGGATGCATCCGTTGGCTGAAGAAACTGTTAGAGTTTAGCGTTACAGTTCGAGAACCCAAAG GTGGAGTGGCTGGGGGCAGAGGGGCTTCCCATGGTAGACGGGGTGAACAGTGGGGAGGTGCTGTCCAACGGAGACGGGTCATACCAGCTGAGGAAGAGCCTGACTGTCCCACAGGAAGCCCAGGACACCCAGAGCTACAGCTGCCTGGTGCTCCACAGCAGTATAGCTGGGAACATCACAGTAACCTGGG CGCCAAAGAAGAACCTGGCCAATGTGCTCATGGCTATAGTCATCATTGTATCTGTAGTCTTGATACTCACTGTCCTATTCAAGTATTTAGTATGGAGGAGAGCAGTAG